The following are encoded together in the Acidobacteriota bacterium genome:
- a CDS encoding lysophospholipid acyltransferase family protein, with protein MTLLYALPLGAAIGFSRWVAGLYYHFDRRHQRIADVNLSIAFPDMPPARRRQIARDSYRNLGEMLALIAHFPRLHDPKRLSKLVRYDFTDEYVKFKAENRPVLILTAHLGCWELLSFAHGVFHRPIHYLYRPLDNPRIDAALLRYRGLSGNQAISKRDASRKVLRALASGADVGILADQNVQEREGVFVDFFGKKACMTSGLALLALRSGAAVIPSFLVPDPERRTRYLIHALPSIPVRNTGNTAADVLENTSRYARCIEEAVRQWPDRWLWGHRRWKTRPVDDPADPYAGI; from the coding sequence ATGACGCTCCTGTATGCGCTGCCGCTCGGCGCGGCCATCGGCTTTAGCCGATGGGTGGCCGGCCTGTATTACCACTTCGACCGCCGCCACCAGCGGATCGCGGACGTAAACCTGTCCATCGCCTTTCCGGACATGCCGCCGGCCCGGAGACGGCAAATCGCCCGGGACTCCTACCGGAATCTCGGTGAGATGTTGGCGCTGATCGCCCACTTCCCGCGCCTGCACGATCCGAAGCGTCTGAGCAAGCTGGTCCGGTACGATTTCACGGATGAATACGTGAAATTCAAGGCGGAGAACCGGCCGGTCCTCATCCTAACGGCCCATCTCGGATGCTGGGAGCTGTTGTCCTTTGCGCACGGTGTGTTCCACCGCCCGATTCACTACCTGTACCGCCCCCTGGACAATCCGCGCATCGACGCCGCCCTGCTGCGCTATCGCGGCTTGTCGGGCAATCAGGCCATCTCCAAGCGGGACGCATCACGCAAGGTGCTCCGGGCGCTGGCATCGGGCGCCGACGTAGGCATTCTGGCGGACCAGAACGTGCAGGAGCGCGAAGGCGTCTTTGTGGACTTTTTCGGCAAGAAGGCGTGCATGACATCGGGCCTGGCCCTGCTGGCGTTGCGGAGTGGCGCGGCTGTGATCCCGTCGTTCCTGGTGCCGGATCCGGAACGGCGGACCCGCTATCTGATCCATGCGCTGCCGTCCATCCCTGTGCGCAACACCGGCAACACCGCGGCCGACGTTCTGGAAAACACCAGCCGCTACGCCCGCTGTATCGAGGAAGCCGTCCGGCAGTGGCCAGACCGGTGGCTGTGGGGGCACCGCCGTTGGAAAACCCGCCCGGTGGATGACCCGGCAGATCCCTATGCCGGGATCTGA
- a CDS encoding S1 RNA-binding domain-containing protein → MSENHPLENNIQPVPEATPNPHEEARPHVSESAPVEAVPTEIAAPPQADVPAAAEPAVADSGSEFEKMMAAWDQQVPNVQKGEFVQGTIVKIKDNDVLVDIGTRCEGSFPAEEIRNAQGEYLYKEGDTITVQVVSSVTTDFTIRLSHKNARRQEMIRQFKKAYEDGTAVTGTISESVKGGLRVNIEGFEGFLPASQIDLRFVENTDTWVGRTEQFRIMKFHPRLGKLVVSRRALLQEEKDRLKNDLWNQISVGQVVKGKVTRLTGYGVFVDLGGMEGLIHISNLSWDKVKKPSEIVKVGQEIDVQVIELDMEKERIGLSLKELVADPWLTVADRYMLGQRVQGKVEKLESFGAFVKLEPGVTGLIPISEMSWARRINHPNEVIKAGDQVETMVLRVDPTERKISLSLKQVTPSPFTQFALDHQPGDILEGEITNVVGYGAFVKLSEQVEGLMHISEISWSPVRNIDETLHVGDKVTVRILHINKDTEKVALSGRLGEPPAMEAGDPGAGHAPRKGGRRPPRREKESEEQRYMTDVASFATKLGERFPKELLERMKAQKGE, encoded by the coding sequence ATGAGCGAGAACCACCCCCTGGAAAACAACATCCAGCCAGTGCCTGAAGCAACCCCGAATCCCCATGAGGAGGCCCGCCCGCACGTGAGCGAATCCGCGCCGGTCGAAGCCGTCCCGACGGAGATCGCGGCGCCGCCTCAGGCCGATGTTCCCGCCGCCGCAGAACCCGCCGTGGCTGACAGCGGTTCGGAATTCGAGAAAATGATGGCCGCTTGGGATCAACAGGTCCCCAACGTCCAGAAAGGCGAGTTCGTGCAGGGCACCATCGTCAAAATCAAGGACAATGACGTGCTCGTGGATATCGGCACCCGCTGCGAAGGCAGCTTTCCCGCCGAGGAGATCCGCAACGCCCAGGGCGAGTACCTGTACAAGGAAGGTGACACCATCACGGTGCAGGTGGTCTCCTCGGTGACTACCGATTTCACCATCCGCCTGTCTCACAAGAACGCCCGCCGGCAGGAAATGATCCGCCAGTTCAAGAAGGCGTACGAGGACGGCACGGCGGTGACCGGAACCATCAGCGAATCGGTCAAAGGCGGCCTGCGTGTCAACATTGAGGGTTTCGAGGGCTTTTTGCCAGCTTCGCAGATCGACCTCCGCTTTGTCGAAAACACCGACACCTGGGTGGGCCGCACCGAACAGTTCCGCATCATGAAATTCCATCCCCGCCTGGGCAAGCTGGTCGTATCCCGCCGCGCCCTGCTGCAGGAAGAGAAAGACCGTCTCAAGAACGACCTGTGGAACCAGATCAGCGTCGGCCAAGTGGTCAAGGGCAAGGTGACCCGGCTCACCGGCTACGGCGTCTTTGTGGATCTGGGCGGCATGGAAGGCCTGATCCACATCTCGAATCTCTCCTGGGACAAAGTCAAGAAGCCTTCCGAGATCGTCAAGGTCGGCCAGGAAATCGATGTGCAGGTCATTGAGCTGGACATGGAAAAAGAGCGTATCGGTCTCAGCCTGAAGGAGTTGGTTGCCGACCCCTGGCTCACTGTCGCCGACCGATACATGCTGGGACAACGCGTCCAGGGCAAGGTGGAAAAACTCGAATCGTTCGGCGCCTTCGTGAAGCTGGAGCCCGGTGTCACCGGCCTCATCCCCATATCCGAGATGAGTTGGGCCCGCCGGATCAACCATCCCAACGAGGTGATCAAGGCGGGCGACCAGGTGGAAACCATGGTGCTGCGCGTGGATCCCACCGAGCGGAAGATCTCCCTGTCCCTCAAGCAGGTTACCCCTTCGCCGTTTACCCAGTTCGCGCTGGATCACCAGCCCGGCGATATCCTCGAAGGGGAGATCACCAACGTGGTCGGGTACGGCGCATTCGTCAAGCTTTCGGAGCAGGTCGAGGGGCTGATGCATATTTCGGAGATCTCCTGGTCTCCTGTGCGCAACATCGACGAAACCCTTCATGTCGGCGACAAGGTGACCGTCCGCATCCTGCACATCAACAAAGACACCGAAAAGGTTGCCCTAAGCGGCCGGCTGGGCGAGCCGCCCGCCATGGAAGCCGGTGATCCGGGTGCCGGCCACGCCCCGCGCAAGGGCGGCCGCCGTCCGCCGCGCCGCGAGAAAGAGAGCGAAGAGCAGCGGTATATGACTGATGTGGCCTCATTTGCCACCAAACTGGGTGAACGATTCCCCAAAGAACTACTGGAACGGATGAAGGCGCAGAAAGGCGAGTGA